The Dioscorea cayenensis subsp. rotundata cultivar TDr96_F1 chromosome 7, TDr96_F1_v2_PseudoChromosome.rev07_lg8_w22 25.fasta, whole genome shotgun sequence genome includes a region encoding these proteins:
- the LOC120265095 gene encoding uncharacterized protein LOC120265095, which yields MSYADSKRRNLEFQVGHHVLLRVTPTKGIIHFGVRGKLNPRFIGPYEILERIGEMAHWLALLPALSHVHNVFHISMMKKFITNPDHVIQLSDFELNNDMTYEECPLKIVDFKEQVLR from the coding sequence ATGAGTTATGCAGACAGCAAAAGACGAAATTTGGAATTTCAGGTTGGACATCATGTGCTCTTGAGGGTCACTCCAACCAAAGGAATAATTCACTTCGGAGTTAGAGGAAAGCTCAATCCACGATTTATTGGCCCATATGAGATTTTAGAACGTATTGGTGAAATGGCACATTGGCTTGCACTACTACCAGCTCTTTCCCATGTACATAATGTGTTCCACATTTCTATGATGAAGAAGTTCATCACAAATCCTGATCATGTAATACAGCTTTCAGACTTTGAACTTAACAATGATATGACATATGAGGAGTGTCCTCTAAAGATTGTGGATTTCAAAGAGCAAGTTTTGAGATGA